A window of the Trichocoleus sp. FACHB-46 genome harbors these coding sequences:
- a CDS encoding efflux RND transporter permease subunit, which produces MILSISDFFIKRPVFATVCSIVVTLLGLACIPTLPIAQYPDITPPQVSVTSNYIGANAEIVESTVTNILERELNGVSGVKYIKSTSANDGTSSINLTFDLGLNQDIAAVDVQNKVSTVVSRLPGPVTQTGVQVSKANNNFLLAIGLYSDRDEGKDEDLYDDVYLSNYADLYVVDALKRLEGVGGVQIFGERKYAMRLWLDPERLASRNLTPQDVVVALQQQNLQIGAGQIGQPPAATGQQYQYAVTAQGRLKDAEEFNELVIKSTDAGTLVKLRDVGRAELGAENYGSVLRFTSDDRVTHRGVGLGITQQFGSNALDTAQAVKDEMQRLTASFPPGLHYEIAFDTTTFIQAGAEEVIVSLFQAIALVILVIFLFLQNWRAALVVSIAIPVAFIGTFIFVKLLNFSINTLTLFGLTLATGLVVDDAIVIVEDISRRINEDGLRPLEAALASMNALFGAVIATSLVLITVFVPIAFFPGTTGQLYKQFALTIAFSVVVSTFNAITFTPTLSALLLKQGHTTPNNWFFNGINGAIERTRQSYTGTLTKVIRRKSIVLALFSAGLVLTYWIYTIVPAGFVPDEDQGYFITLVQGPEGVSLSYTEEVLAKAEEIMKQRPEIKNIFAVGGFSFSGATPNNGLIFSTLKPWAERPKAEQSVKGIIGGFFPQPSGLFPQLIGIKEAIVVPFPPPAIQGIGNFGGFEFHLQDRTGSDFNTIGEVLGKFMGRATTYPAPDKPQLAGLRPTFNANTPQISVEVDRVRANQLQVSPEEIFSTLQIFLGSAYVNDFNQFQRAYRVYVQADSRFRSNPEDIKKLYVRSRAGRMIPLGNLVRVNQTIGPSIITHYNLSRSVEINGSGSPGVSSGQAIKAMEAVANETLPKGFRYEWSGLSLEEIQAGGSAVFIFSLGIIFVFLTLAAQYESYTDPLIIMLTVPLAVLGALFAVLLRGTANDVYTQIGLVMLIGMASKNAVLIVEFANQLSDEGLTLTKAVTEACRDRLRPILMTAISTVIGAVPLIVATGPGAAARQSLGTAIVGGMCVATVLSLFVVPVLYIVIKTAESQLRRSRQPAFVGVNSATMGSDGDGNGDGNGDGHKDGHSDGAGHHSRETTASRATDHH; this is translated from the coding sequence ATGATTCTCTCCATTTCCGACTTCTTTATCAAACGTCCTGTATTCGCTACGGTCTGTTCGATCGTTGTGACCTTGTTAGGCCTTGCCTGTATCCCTACCCTGCCGATCGCCCAGTACCCAGACATTACGCCCCCCCAGGTCAGCGTTACGTCTAACTATATTGGCGCGAATGCGGAGATCGTAGAGTCAACTGTTACCAACATTTTGGAACGGGAACTCAACGGTGTCTCTGGGGTGAAATACATCAAGTCTACTAGTGCCAATGACGGCACCAGCAGTATCAACTTGACCTTTGACTTGGGTCTAAATCAGGATATTGCTGCGGTTGATGTCCAGAACAAGGTTTCAACTGTAGTCTCACGTCTGCCTGGACCTGTCACCCAGACAGGGGTGCAAGTTTCCAAAGCCAACAACAACTTTTTGCTAGCGATCGGGCTTTACTCTGACCGGGACGAGGGCAAAGACGAAGATCTGTACGACGATGTTTATCTCAGCAACTACGCCGACCTCTATGTGGTTGATGCCTTAAAGCGGCTCGAAGGCGTGGGCGGGGTACAGATTTTTGGAGAGCGCAAATATGCTATGCGGCTGTGGCTTGACCCAGAACGCCTAGCTAGCCGCAACTTGACCCCACAAGATGTAGTGGTGGCATTGCAGCAACAAAACCTCCAAATTGGCGCGGGACAAATTGGTCAGCCTCCTGCTGCTACTGGGCAACAGTATCAATATGCAGTGACAGCCCAAGGACGGCTGAAAGATGCGGAAGAATTCAACGAGCTAGTGATCAAAAGTACGGATGCTGGCACGTTGGTGAAGCTGAGAGACGTGGGCAGAGCGGAATTAGGCGCGGAAAACTACGGTTCCGTATTGCGCTTTACCTCAGACGATCGCGTCACCCATCGGGGAGTAGGACTAGGGATCACCCAGCAGTTCGGCAGTAATGCTCTGGATACAGCACAAGCAGTCAAAGATGAGATGCAACGGCTGACCGCTAGTTTCCCTCCCGGTTTGCATTACGAAATCGCCTTTGACACCACGACTTTTATTCAAGCAGGGGCGGAAGAGGTAATCGTCTCGCTCTTCCAGGCGATCGCGTTAGTGATTTTAGTAATCTTCCTATTTTTGCAGAACTGGCGAGCGGCGCTGGTAGTATCGATCGCGATTCCGGTAGCTTTCATTGGTACGTTTATCTTTGTCAAGCTGCTCAACTTCTCGATCAACACTCTGACCTTGTTCGGTTTAACACTTGCTACAGGTCTGGTAGTTGATGACGCGATCGTGATTGTGGAGGATATCTCGCGGCGGATTAACGAGGATGGACTGCGTCCCCTTGAGGCAGCTCTCGCCTCCATGAATGCGCTGTTTGGTGCTGTCATTGCCACATCGCTGGTGTTGATCACAGTGTTCGTGCCCATTGCCTTCTTCCCTGGCACCACAGGGCAACTATATAAGCAGTTTGCGCTCACAATCGCTTTCTCGGTTGTGGTTTCTACTTTCAACGCGATTACGTTTACGCCTACTTTGTCAGCTTTGCTGCTGAAGCAAGGACACACAACGCCAAACAATTGGTTTTTTAATGGCATTAACGGTGCGATCGAGCGGACCCGCCAAAGCTACACTGGAACACTGACAAAAGTCATTCGGCGCAAAAGCATTGTGCTGGCCTTGTTTTCAGCGGGTTTAGTCCTTACCTACTGGATCTATACGATCGTGCCAGCGGGATTTGTACCCGATGAAGACCAAGGCTACTTTATTACACTGGTTCAAGGTCCAGAAGGCGTATCCCTCAGCTACACCGAAGAAGTTTTGGCAAAAGCTGAGGAGATCATGAAGCAACGCCCTGAAATTAAGAACATTTTTGCGGTGGGAGGATTTAGCTTCAGTGGTGCTACACCCAATAATGGCTTAATTTTCTCCACCCTAAAACCCTGGGCAGAACGTCCTAAAGCAGAACAGTCGGTTAAAGGCATTATTGGCGGCTTCTTTCCGCAACCATCGGGGCTATTTCCGCAACTGATTGGAATTAAGGAAGCGATCGTGGTGCCGTTTCCCCCACCCGCTATTCAAGGGATTGGTAATTTTGGGGGATTTGAGTTTCACCTACAAGACCGCACAGGCAGCGACTTCAACACGATTGGGGAAGTGTTAGGTAAATTCATGGGGCGGGCAACTACCTATCCCGCTCCTGACAAACCTCAACTAGCTGGGTTGCGGCCTACCTTTAATGCCAACACTCCCCAGATCTCCGTAGAAGTGGATCGGGTGAGAGCCAACCAACTCCAGGTTTCACCGGAAGAAATCTTTAGCACGTTGCAAATTTTCCTCGGCTCAGCCTATGTAAATGACTTCAACCAGTTTCAACGGGCCTACCGAGTCTATGTGCAAGCAGATAGCCGCTTCCGTTCTAATCCGGAAGACATCAAGAAGCTGTATGTGCGATCGCGAGCTGGCAGGATGATTCCTCTCGGCAACTTGGTGCGCGTAAATCAAACAATCGGCCCTTCAATCATTACCCATTACAATCTCTCCCGTTCTGTAGAGATTAATGGCTCAGGATCACCTGGCGTTAGTTCTGGGCAAGCAATCAAGGCGATGGAAGCCGTAGCCAACGAAACCCTGCCCAAGGGGTTCCGGTATGAGTGGTCTGGTCTCTCCTTGGAGGAGATTCAGGCAGGCGGTTCAGCGGTCTTTATTTTCTCTTTAGGCATTATCTTTGTCTTCTTAACCCTGGCGGCTCAGTATGAAAGTTATACCGATCCTCTGATCATCATGCTGACTGTGCCATTAGCGGTTTTGGGAGCCTTATTTGCGGTGCTGCTGCGGGGCACTGCAAATGATGTCTACACCCAGATCGGGCTAGTCATGCTGATCGGTATGGCGAGTAAAAACGCAGTCTTGATTGTGGAGTTTGCCAACCAACTTTCTGACGAAGGATTGACTTTAACCAAAGCGGTGACGGAAGCTTGCCGAGACCGCTTACGCCCAATCTTGATGACCGCCATTTCAACGGTGATCGGTGCTGTGCCCCTGATCGTTGCTACCGGACCAGGGGCCGCAGCCCGACAATCTTTGGGTACAGCGATCGTGGGCGGAATGTGCGTAGCCACAGTGCTCAGTTTGTTTGTAGTGCCTGTGCTGTACATCGTGATTAAAACCGCTGAATCTCAGCTCCGGCGATCGCGCCAGCCAGCCTTTGTAGGTGTAAACTCAGCGACTATGGGCAGCGACGGAGATGGCAACGGAGATGGCAACGGAGATGGTCATAAGGATGGGCATAGTGACGGTGCAGGTCATCACAGCCGAGAAACTACTGCTAGCCGCGCCACAGATCATCACTAG
- a CDS encoding efflux RND transporter periplasmic adaptor subunit, which produces MSGNDTQQQPALPAISEGELNAPQHPQEPSQPPNSSRFRRWLLPVTIGLLLLGGIGWIIFSRFIMPMLMAGSMQPPPTLVQLGTPESAPVEDSSDYAATLDSRQSVTLQPRVSGQVSAIYVEAGDRVEAGEPLLQIGAAEQRAQVASRNAAVDTAAADIDSAQADVASAIDTLKALQEKRAADQANVQLNQREYERYQELQRQGAESRQILDQRLNALQTAQATVRQTEADIRAQQSAINRAKSQVVRSQRALEQAQANVAEGQAQLQDYAITAPFAGVIGNIPVKQGDVVSAATPLLTLTQNQELEVQIAIPLERAPNLRLGLPVKLLSDQDRVLQTGKVSFISPSVDPSTQSVQVKALFDNANNQLRTSQFVRARVIWQSRSGVLAPTTAISRLGGRDFIFVAAPFQSSGCQAQAQANAAPGGAPGGPQVEPDQLVAVQKPIKLGRIVGNNQEVVEGLSASDRIVTSGILQLQNCMPIAADTPPANAPASAP; this is translated from the coding sequence ATGAGCGGCAACGATACTCAACAGCAACCTGCTCTCCCAGCTATCTCTGAGGGAGAACTGAACGCTCCTCAACACCCGCAAGAGCCGAGTCAGCCCCCTAACTCAAGCCGCTTTCGACGGTGGTTACTGCCTGTTACAATTGGCCTGCTGCTTCTCGGTGGCATAGGTTGGATCATTTTTAGCCGCTTCATCATGCCCATGCTGATGGCAGGCTCCATGCAGCCACCACCGACTCTAGTGCAATTAGGCACTCCTGAATCAGCCCCAGTAGAAGATAGCTCAGATTATGCGGCTACTTTGGATTCACGGCAGTCTGTGACCCTACAACCGCGTGTGTCAGGCCAAGTCTCAGCTATCTATGTAGAAGCGGGCGATCGCGTTGAAGCAGGTGAGCCACTTTTACAAATTGGTGCGGCTGAGCAACGGGCGCAAGTCGCTAGTCGCAATGCTGCGGTTGATACAGCCGCCGCTGATATTGATTCTGCGCAAGCCGATGTTGCCAGCGCGATCGACACGCTGAAAGCGTTGCAAGAAAAACGAGCGGCTGATCAAGCCAATGTCCAGCTAAATCAGCGCGAATACGAGCGCTACCAGGAACTCCAGCGACAAGGAGCGGAAAGCCGACAAATTCTGGATCAGAGACTCAATGCGCTGCAAACGGCTCAAGCAACCGTCCGGCAGACGGAGGCTGACATCCGGGCTCAACAAAGTGCCATCAACAGAGCCAAATCTCAAGTGGTCAGAAGTCAGCGAGCCTTGGAGCAAGCCCAGGCGAATGTAGCAGAAGGGCAGGCGCAACTACAAGACTACGCTATTACCGCTCCTTTTGCAGGCGTTATTGGCAATATCCCAGTCAAGCAGGGTGATGTTGTCAGTGCTGCAACTCCTCTACTGACCCTGACGCAAAACCAGGAACTGGAAGTACAAATTGCCATCCCGCTGGAAAGAGCGCCTAATTTGCGCTTAGGGTTGCCTGTCAAGCTGTTGAGTGATCAAGACCGGGTGTTGCAGACAGGCAAAGTCTCATTTATTTCGCCCAGTGTTGATCCGTCAACTCAGTCAGTACAGGTGAAGGCGCTCTTCGACAACGCCAACAATCAACTCCGGACGTCGCAGTTTGTCCGGGCCAGAGTAATTTGGCAGTCACGCTCTGGAGTTCTGGCTCCTACTACCGCCATTTCTCGGCTAGGCGGCAGAGATTTTATCTTCGTGGCAGCTCCATTTCAAAGCTCAGGTTGTCAAGCGCAGGCACAAGCTAATGCGGCTCCCGGTGGTGCTCCTGGCGGACCCCAGGTGGAGCCTGACCAATTAGTTGCCGTGCAGAAACCCATCAAGTTAGGCAGGATTGTCGGCAACAACCAGGAAGTCGTAGAAGGACTCAGTGCGAGCGATCGCATTGTGACTTCTGGCATCCTGCAATTGCAGAACTGCATGCCGATCGCAGCAGATACTCCACCTGCTAACGCTCCTGCTAGCGCTCCTTAA
- a CDS encoding tocopherol cyclase family protein: protein MVQQASSCIASLISSLLPASGSLQTPHSGYHWDGNPRRFFEGWYYRVTLPDLGQTFAFMYSIEDPQGGTPVSGGGAQILGPNDEYLCRSFPQVQQFWAWQQALGIGHWRHTSEAAHSQATQGHLETKQPRLLPPAEFDRWVNEGYQATATWHQGVLNDPGSGASARWQYKIQPIYGWGNVGSPQQSTAGWLSSLQIFEPGWQILMAHGLATGWIDWNGQRYNFTNAPAYSEKNWGGSFPQKWFWLNCNCFVNEPDLALTAGGGRRGVLWWMESVAMIGIHYRGKFYEFVPWNSKVTWQIKPWGCWQMQAEQDQYRIELTGTCETPGTPLRAPTEQGLIFFCRDTMHGHVTLRLWQRDRSQPILVAQSHLCGLEVGGGPWEETWEST, encoded by the coding sequence TTGGTTCAGCAAGCATCAAGCTGCATCGCTTCCTTAATCTCCTCTTTACTACCAGCCTCTGGCTCCCTTCAAACGCCTCATAGCGGCTATCACTGGGACGGTAATCCGCGTCGGTTTTTTGAAGGCTGGTACTACCGAGTGACATTACCCGATCTGGGCCAAACCTTTGCCTTTATGTACTCTATTGAAGACCCGCAGGGGGGGACACCTGTCAGCGGTGGCGGGGCACAGATCTTAGGGCCAAACGACGAATATCTCTGCCGTAGCTTTCCTCAAGTCCAGCAATTCTGGGCGTGGCAACAGGCTCTAGGCATAGGTCATTGGCGGCACACTAGCGAAGCCGCTCATAGCCAAGCTACTCAAGGTCATTTGGAAACTAAGCAGCCGAGATTGCTACCCCCGGCAGAGTTCGATCGCTGGGTCAATGAAGGGTATCAAGCAACGGCAACCTGGCATCAGGGAGTACTGAATGATCCCGGCTCTGGGGCATCAGCTCGCTGGCAATACAAAATTCAGCCTATTTATGGTTGGGGTAACGTTGGTAGTCCGCAACAATCTACCGCTGGCTGGCTCTCTTCTCTGCAAATTTTTGAACCTGGCTGGCAAATCCTTATGGCTCACGGATTAGCCACAGGTTGGATTGACTGGAACGGTCAGCGCTACAACTTTACGAACGCGCCTGCCTATAGCGAGAAAAACTGGGGTGGTTCATTTCCGCAGAAATGGTTTTGGCTCAATTGCAATTGCTTTGTCAATGAACCAGATCTAGCCCTGACGGCTGGAGGAGGTCGGCGGGGAGTGTTGTGGTGGATGGAATCGGTCGCCATGATCGGAATTCACTATCGAGGTAAATTCTACGAGTTTGTCCCCTGGAACAGCAAAGTAACTTGGCAGATTAAACCGTGGGGTTGCTGGCAGATGCAAGCTGAACAAGACCAGTATCGAATAGAGCTAACGGGGACTTGTGAGACACCAGGGACTCCTTTGCGCGCCCCTACAGAACAAGGTTTAATTTTCTTCTGCCGTGACACGATGCATGGGCACGTGACCTTACGCCTCTGGCAACGCGATCGCTCTCAACCGATTTTAGTGGCGCAAAGCCATCTCTGTGGCTTGGAAGTGGGGGGTGGACCTTGGGAAGAAACGTGGGAGTCTACGTGA
- a CDS encoding bifunctional diguanylate cyclase/phosphodiesterase, protein MAVAFLGTHVPLLTLLLTFVTSHSYSWEMAIPVLVIALVATLIGTAATLYALHHLLIPVILTSTVLQDYLNTKTLPELPTDFEDEAGTLMANTSQTLHQLDELIHYIRHYDNLTGLPNRDLFCDRLYQTLSPVPNQPRLVAVLLVGIDDFTGASHAWQPETANLLLRAMAQRLTTCLGSTEILAHLSEDQFAIALTDLPCLESVIKLSQLILSTLAKPFALEGGLIRITASVGITINELGERQGVEPLLQQAHMALYRAQQQGRGQYQFYCPEIAAQLQERLALENELYGALERQEMRVYYQPLIDLQSGELTAVEALVRWQHPTLGLVSPAKFIPIAEANGLIVPLGEWVLRTACAQSRAWQLAGFPAMRMSVNLSARQLEQPNLVDMIRQVLAETELEPAYLELEVTESALMVELERSIDTLKQLQGLGILLALDDFGTGYSSLNYLKQFPVSLLKIDRSFVQDILSNPDSAAVSDAIIALAKSLRLSITAEGIETEEQLEYLRQRGCHEGQGFYFSRPVPAAKLTQMLESCSQQVQVA, encoded by the coding sequence ATGGCAGTGGCATTTTTAGGCACCCATGTTCCTCTTCTCACGTTATTGCTAACTTTTGTTACCTCCCATTCCTATTCCTGGGAAATGGCAATCCCAGTCTTAGTCATTGCTTTGGTCGCGACGTTGATAGGTACCGCAGCCACTCTCTATGCCTTACATCACCTTTTGATTCCAGTCATTTTGACTTCTACGGTTTTGCAAGACTATCTCAATACTAAAACCTTGCCGGAACTACCGACAGACTTTGAAGATGAAGCTGGGACGTTAATGGCGAATACCTCCCAAACGCTACACCAATTAGATGAGTTGATTCACTACATCCGCCATTACGATAACTTGACTGGCTTGCCCAATCGGGATTTGTTTTGCGATCGCCTGTATCAAACTCTGTCCCCAGTTCCGAACCAGCCAAGATTGGTGGCGGTTCTGTTAGTGGGGATTGATGACTTTACGGGCGCGAGTCACGCTTGGCAACCGGAGACTGCCAACCTGCTCCTTAGAGCCATGGCTCAACGTTTAACTACTTGCCTAGGTTCCACAGAGATTTTGGCCCATCTCAGCGAGGATCAATTTGCGATCGCTCTCACAGACTTGCCTTGCTTGGAGAGTGTGATTAAGCTTTCTCAGTTAATCTTGAGCACGCTAGCAAAACCTTTCGCTTTAGAAGGCGGGCTGATTCGGATTACAGCCAGTGTGGGAATTACCATCAATGAGCTGGGAGAGCGGCAAGGCGTCGAGCCACTTTTACAGCAGGCTCACATGGCACTTTACCGAGCCCAGCAGCAGGGACGCGGCCAATACCAATTTTATTGCCCCGAAATAGCCGCTCAGTTGCAAGAGCGCTTAGCGTTAGAGAACGAATTGTATGGTGCTTTAGAGCGCCAGGAAATGCGAGTTTACTACCAGCCTTTAATTGATTTACAGAGTGGAGAATTGACAGCGGTTGAGGCACTAGTGCGTTGGCAGCATCCGACTCTGGGTTTGGTTTCCCCCGCTAAGTTTATCCCCATTGCTGAAGCCAATGGTCTGATTGTGCCACTGGGAGAATGGGTGTTGCGTACGGCATGTGCCCAGAGCCGAGCTTGGCAGTTGGCTGGATTTCCAGCCATGCGAATGTCCGTCAACCTGTCCGCTCGACAGCTAGAACAACCCAATTTAGTGGACATGATTAGGCAGGTTTTAGCAGAGACGGAGCTAGAGCCAGCCTATCTAGAATTGGAAGTGACTGAAAGCGCGTTGATGGTGGAGCTAGAGCGATCGATTGATACCTTAAAACAATTGCAGGGACTGGGCATCCTGCTGGCTCTAGATGACTTCGGTACAGGATATTCCTCCCTCAATTACTTAAAGCAATTTCCGGTGAGTCTGCTTAAGATCGATCGCTCCTTTGTGCAAGATATACTGTCGAATCCAGACAGTGCTGCGGTGAGCGATGCCATCATTGCTTTGGCAAAAAGCCTGCGGTTAAGCATTACAGCGGAGGGGATAGAAACTGAGGAACAGTTGGAGTACCTGCGCCAACGGGGATGTCATGAAGGCCAAGGATTCTACTTCAGCCGTCCTGTTCCCGCAGCTAAGCTCACGCAAATGCTGGAAAGTTGTTCTCAGCAGGTACAGGTAGCCTGA
- a CDS encoding RNA-binding protein has product MSIYVGNLSYEVTEADLTAVFAEYGSVKRVQLPTDRETGRMRGFGFVEMGADAEEAAAIEALDGAEWMGRDLKVNKAKPREDRGGGSFGGGGGRRNDSFSRGY; this is encoded by the coding sequence ATGTCGATTTATGTAGGCAATTTGTCCTATGAAGTTACAGAAGCAGATTTGACTGCTGTATTTGCTGAATACGGTTCAGTTAAGCGAGTTCAGCTTCCCACCGATCGCGAAACTGGTCGGATGCGTGGCTTCGGCTTCGTAGAAATGGGTGCAGACGCTGAAGAAGCAGCTGCCATTGAAGCATTGGACGGAGCTGAGTGGATGGGCCGCGATTTGAAGGTTAACAAAGCCAAGCCTCGTGAAGACCGTGGTGGTGGTTCCTTCGGTGGTGGCGGTGGCCGCAGAAACGACAGTTTCTCTCGCGGTTACTAA
- a CDS encoding aldo/keto reductase yields MRTIRLPSGQSIPALGMGTWRMGESATQRPNEIAALQHGLNLGITLIDTAEMYGEGGAETVIAEAIADRRSSAFLVSKVYPHNASRQDAIAACERSLRRLKTNYLDLYLLHWRGSVPLSETLEAFQTLKQAGKIRDYGVSNFDVADMKQAIASPGGEAIATNQVLYNLMRRGVEWDLLPWCRQRSIPIMAYSPVEQGRLLQHRTLQTIAQQKNVTPAQIAIAWLLHQENVIVIPKSSSIAHVEENRATLDLKLTPEDLQALDAAFPAPTKRVSLEML; encoded by the coding sequence ATGAGAACCATCCGCTTACCATCGGGTCAATCAATTCCAGCCTTAGGGATGGGCACTTGGAGGATGGGAGAATCTGCTACTCAACGTCCCAACGAGATCGCAGCCTTGCAGCATGGCCTTAATCTCGGTATCACTCTGATTGATACAGCCGAAATGTACGGCGAAGGCGGTGCTGAAACTGTGATTGCTGAAGCCATTGCTGATCGGCGTTCCTCCGCTTTTTTAGTCAGCAAGGTTTATCCGCACAACGCCTCTCGTCAAGACGCGATCGCTGCCTGTGAGCGCAGTTTACGACGGCTCAAAACTAATTATCTTGATCTTTATTTATTGCACTGGCGAGGTTCTGTCCCTCTCTCCGAAACCTTGGAAGCCTTTCAAACCCTGAAGCAGGCGGGCAAAATCCGAGATTACGGAGTCAGTAATTTCGATGTAGCCGATATGAAGCAAGCCATTGCTTCACCCGGAGGAGAAGCGATCGCCACCAATCAAGTGCTTTACAACTTGATGCGTCGTGGCGTTGAGTGGGACTTGTTACCTTGGTGCCGCCAACGAAGTATCCCGATCATGGCCTACTCACCCGTGGAACAAGGCCGACTGCTCCAGCATCGTACCCTACAGACCATTGCCCAACAAAAAAACGTAACTCCCGCTCAAATCGCGATCGCTTGGTTGCTGCACCAAGAAAATGTGATTGTCATTCCTAAATCCAGCAGTATCGCTCACGTAGAAGAAAATCGAGCCACGCTGGATCTGAAACTCACGCCGGAGGATCTGCAAGCCTTGGATGCGGCCTTTCCAGCCCCAACGAAGAGAGTTTCCCTAGAAATGTTGTAA